The DNA sequence AAATAAAAAAGGATGCTGAAAATGGCATCCTTTTTATATTATTCAAGTTATTCGGTAGTGTAGATAAACAATGTTTTCTTACCGTTGTGATCTTTTGTTTCAGCTTTTTTCTTGATCTCAGGATAGATCATCGTGCTGGTATCCGTAAATTCATAACCTTCAATAAATACCGGATTGTCTGCCGGAATATTATATTGTGCGTTGATGTTGGATAAGGACATTCTGTCCAATGTATTTTCTCCGTTTTTGAATTTGTATTCAGTTACCCCTTTTGTAAAAACAGAACTGTATTTTTTTAAACTTTGGGGAAGACCTACCGAAGTATTGTATACTTTAGAAACCTGCAATATGTTCTTTTTCGCATTGAACAATTCTACTGTTCCGATAGCGTTGTCAGCAACTGCAAACTTTACAGCAGGATTTTTTTGCTGTGCAAATAAAGTAGCCGAAGAGAGTATTAAAAAAGAATAGAGTAATTTTTTCATAATCAGAATATGTAACTGTTAAAAACGTGATAAATATAGTTATTTTTTATAAAATGTGAATGAAATCTCAGATTGTTTTACATTTTATTTATAATAAAAACTTTTATTTTGATTATCAGTCTGTAGTTTCTTCATTTTTATCTTTTTTGTCAACCATATTTCTGATGATATTTTTCAGTCGCTGAAAAGCGAAAGAACTTAATAATAAGATAATTCCGAGAGCAATAAAGGCGCTGATTCTTGAAATATTATCCATTTGCCATACATCATAACCGTAGAGTTTTAAAACCATAAGCCCTATCAATGCAAAACCAACCTTGTTGTATTCCTGAATATCTTTTTTTAAACCCATATAAATAAAAATGCTGGCAAGAATAGTCCATACTATAGGAAGATAAAGAATATTGAAGTGTTCGCTTGCTTCATAAGAATGAGGAAGGTCATTAGAAACCATTAAAACATAAGAATGATGAAGCTCGCAGCTTAAGGAAATGATAAGTGTCAATGACAGGATCCAGTAAGAAATCCAGACTTTATGAAATTCCGATGATGGAATGATCCGGGAACATACATATATAAAAGGAATCCACTGAAGCAGATGCAGTAAATAGAAACTTAAATGGAGCTTTTTTGTTAATACAGCCGTTACAATTGGTAGTGTGGAAACTGAAGTATTAAGGATGATCAGAAATAAAAACAGATAAATCAGAGCGGTCTGAACATCACTTCTGATATTCAGCAGTTTTCTGAAAAGTAATAATATAAACAGATAATAAATACTGAATAATAATCCTATGCTGACAATCGCTGACCAAGGCATTTCTGAAACATGATATGTGATTTCAAGAAGAAAACTGATATAAATAACTCCGTAGCTAATCACAGTCACAAGATCTTCAAAAAAGGTATTAACTTTCTCCTGCGATTCTTTTCCGGTATTCCTTAATAAATATAAATTGATCATTAGGGAAACGATCGTAAATGAACTGGTAATAAACGGAGGATTGAATATGATATTAAAATCTGTTGTTCCCAGATACTCTGTCCAGGTTACAATCTGAGCGATCATGACCAATGGAAAAAGGATGTAAAAGAAAATCCTAAAAATCTTATGACCTGTTTTTTTCCAGATGAAAAGCAGCAGGGTGGTTTCTATTGCCCAGATACTGGTGATAAGGTGGGTTTTAAACTGAATAGCTATGGCAATAGTGATAAGGCTGGTAACGAGTCCTGCAAATACAGAATAAGCGACTCCGAAGTTTTTTCGTCCATATTCTCTAAAAAGCAGGATAGAATTGACTGCAGCAAAAATGAGTGGAAAAATAATGGGAGGTTCATAGGCTAAAGTATCAAAAATATAAAGTAGTCCCAGAACACTCGAAAAATTAGCAAAAGCAAGTATTAAAATATCAGAAGTTGAAAGGATATTTTTCTTGATGTAGTCATGCAGGGCAAAAAGGTAGAAAATCACATAACTGATCATGTAAAAAGTAATGCTTAAAAGTTCCGTGCTCTCATTCGTCCAATAAAAAAGATAAGCGGTTGTAAAAATATAGGCAGTCCATCCTACGCTTTTCCAGTGTTGAAGAAAAGAGACTACCAGCATTCCAATATTTAAAAGAGTAAGATAAATAAAAAGGAAAGGGTAGTTGCTTTGCCCAGTACTGATCATCAAAGGAGCACTGAAACCTCCAATTAGTGAAAAAATAATCAGGACTTGACTTTTGTAATAATAAGATAAGATAATAGATGCTGCTGTAATGAGGGCGGTGATCACAAAAGCTGTATTCTGTGTAAAAAGATGATATTCCCGGAAAGCGATGGTGGCGGTGAAGTACAACACGGCAATTCCGCCTCCGGTTATAATAGAAGCAAATGCTGTATAGTTTTTTCTGAGGAAATGTCCTGTAATGATGATTCCTGCTCCGGTACAAAAACCAATACCCGCTCTTGCAGTTTCTCCGATCCAGTTTTTATCAATAGCATACTTTACAAAGTAACCGATTCCGAGAACAAGAGTAAAAATACCAATGATGGTGAGGGCGTTTTGTTTTAAAAAATCAAAAACAGGGGTCAGCCAGTCTTTTTGAACCGGCAATAGAACTTCTTCATTTTCTTCCCTGTTTTTTATTTCTTTAGGAACAATTTGATGAGGCTGTACTTGCTGAGGAACAATAGTTTCTTCCGCTGAAGCTTTTTTTTGCATCACTTCAGACTGAGCCGGGGCCTTATTGATTTTATAATTAAGGTCAGTGATTTCCTTTTCAAGTCTTCTGATTTTAGTATTCAGATTGTTGAAAATGATGAAGATTACTATAAGTATGATGACAGCAATAAGTTCATTCATTTCATTAGTTTTATCAAATATAAAGAAATGTTTGAAAAGCGATTTAAAAAATTAACCCATCACTTATACTGTGATGGGTTAAATGGTATAGATAACTAACAATATGTTTTACTAGTTGGATACTTTGTAAATATAGAATGATGAGATACTGGATCCTAACAATCCTGCATTAATAACACCTGAGTCTGTAAGTCCAAAAGATACTTTATCACCAGCCTGGAATGAATACAGAGAGTTGATGCTGGAATCAGAAAGTGTTAAGTTAACTGCCAGTGCAAGGTTAACACCACTGAAAGGACGGCTGTCTATTAGTGTGGATACTCCTGCTCTGGTTCTTGCGATTCCAATTCCCGGGCCCCCTGACAATAATGATGCCTGTAGACCTGTTCCATATCTGAATGCAAATCCAATAGCATATACCCCTGTAGATGGAATGGTATAAGAACCGTCAGCATCTGTAAATAAAGCGGCACTACCTATATTACGGTCAGCTGCCACAAAGTTGACAGGCAGGAA is a window from the Chryseobacterium indologenes genome containing:
- a CDS encoding DUF2339 domain-containing protein; protein product: MNELIAVIILIVIFIIFNNLNTKIRRLEKEITDLNYKINKAPAQSEVMQKKASAEETIVPQQVQPHQIVPKEIKNREENEEVLLPVQKDWLTPVFDFLKQNALTIIGIFTLVLGIGYFVKYAIDKNWIGETARAGIGFCTGAGIIITGHFLRKNYTAFASIITGGGIAVLYFTATIAFREYHLFTQNTAFVITALITAASIILSYYYKSQVLIIFSLIGGFSAPLMISTGQSNYPFLFIYLTLLNIGMLVVSFLQHWKSVGWTAYIFTTAYLFYWTNESTELLSITFYMISYVIFYLFALHDYIKKNILSTSDILILAFANFSSVLGLLYIFDTLAYEPPIIFPLIFAAVNSILLFREYGRKNFGVAYSVFAGLVTSLITIAIAIQFKTHLITSIWAIETTLLLFIWKKTGHKIFRIFFYILFPLVMIAQIVTWTEYLGTTDFNIIFNPPFITSSFTIVSLMINLYLLRNTGKESQEKVNTFFEDLVTVISYGVIYISFLLEITYHVSEMPWSAIVSIGLLFSIYYLFILLLFRKLLNIRSDVQTALIYLFLFLIILNTSVSTLPIVTAVLTKKLHLSFYLLHLLQWIPFIYVCSRIIPSSEFHKVWISYWILSLTLIISLSCELHHSYVLMVSNDLPHSYEASEHFNILYLPIVWTILASIFIYMGLKKDIQEYNKVGFALIGLMVLKLYGYDVWQMDNISRISAFIALGIILLLSSFAFQRLKNIIRNMVDKKDKNEETTD